Proteins encoded within one genomic window of Thiothrix litoralis:
- a CDS encoding cobyrinate a,c-diamide synthase, producing MARIFISATHKSSGKTTVSIGLCAALRAQGSIVQPFKKGPDYIDPLWLGAASGRACHNLDFNTMTPGEIIQTVQRYSLNTDIALIEANKGLYDGMALDGSDSNAAIAKLTRSPVVLVVDTRGMTRGIAPLLLGYQAFDHDINIAGIIFNRVGGARHAAKLRESVEYHTDINVLGAVQNNPEMEIEERHLGLMPSNESGEAEAQIARIRDLVAEQVDLDLLRGIAATAEEGVCNTPLPSDRRGVLHTPSSHSLLRIGICQDPAFGFYYPGDLEALQQAGAELVPVNTLTDTALPDIDGLFIGGGFPETHMQQLAANVAMRESIRTAIDNGLPTYAECGGLMYLSRSLVWNGQQAAMVGIIPGDAVMHPKPQGRGYVKLQETADMPWPGGNMTHTINAHEFHYSRLENLTATGKFAYRMQRGTGIDGQHDGWIYRHLLASYTHMRDTSQFHWAQRFVAFIRQTTRKTTA from the coding sequence ATGGCAAGAATTTTCATTTCCGCAACCCACAAATCCTCCGGCAAGACCACGGTTTCGATTGGCCTGTGTGCGGCTTTGCGTGCGCAAGGCTCGATCGTGCAGCCTTTCAAGAAAGGCCCGGATTACATCGACCCGCTGTGGCTCGGCGCTGCCAGTGGTCGCGCTTGCCACAACCTCGATTTCAACACCATGACGCCGGGTGAAATCATCCAGACCGTGCAGCGTTATTCCCTGAATACCGACATTGCTCTGATCGAAGCCAACAAGGGTTTGTACGATGGTATGGCGTTGGATGGTTCCGACAGCAATGCCGCCATCGCCAAACTGACCCGTTCCCCGGTGGTGCTGGTGGTGGATACACGCGGCATGACGCGCGGCATTGCCCCGCTGCTGCTCGGCTATCAAGCATTTGACCACGACATCAATATTGCTGGAATCATCTTCAATCGCGTCGGTGGCGCACGCCACGCAGCCAAGTTGCGCGAATCGGTGGAATACCATACCGACATCAACGTGTTAGGCGCGGTGCAAAACAACCCGGAGATGGAAATTGAAGAGCGCCATCTGGGGTTGATGCCCAGCAACGAGAGCGGTGAGGCGGAGGCGCAAATCGCGCGGATTCGCGATCTGGTGGCAGAGCAGGTGGATTTGGATTTATTGCGTGGGATTGCGGCAACGGCGGAAGAGGGCGTATGCAATACGCCCCTACCCTCTGATCGTAGGGGCGTATTGCATACGCCCTCTTCACATTCCCTCCTTCGTATCGGCATCTGCCAAGACCCCGCCTTCGGCTTCTACTACCCCGGCGACCTCGAAGCTTTGCAACAAGCTGGCGCGGAACTCGTCCCCGTCAATACCCTGACCGATACGGCACTGCCCGACATCGACGGCTTGTTCATCGGCGGCGGTTTCCCCGAAACCCACATGCAGCAACTGGCGGCGAATGTTGCCATGCGCGAATCCATCCGCACTGCCATCGACAACGGCCTGCCAACGTATGCAGAATGTGGCGGGCTGATGTACCTTTCCCGCAGCCTGGTCTGGAACGGGCAGCAGGCGGCAATGGTGGGCATTATTCCCGGCGATGCGGTGATGCACCCCAAGCCGCAGGGCAGGGGTTATGTGAAATTGCAGGAAACCGCTGATATGCCCTGGCCAGGTGGTAATATGACCCACACCATTAATGCCCACGAGTTTCATTATTCGCGGCTTGAAAATTTGACCGCGACGGGTAAATTCGCCTACCGTATGCAACGCGGAACCGGCATCGACGGTCAACACGATGGCTGGATTTACCGCCATTTATTGGCTTCTTACACGCACATGCGCGACACTTCCCAATTCCACTGGGCGCAGCGTTTTGTAGCATTTATTCGACAAACCACTAGGAAAACAACTGCATGA
- a CDS encoding sensor histidine kinase: MPDSMQIFYQQHLSRRFIAFLFGVLGLVSVCFLMMFYYFYNAQITEERTQASHAVSLLLESSLERAMLRRDLPGLRDIITDLGKQEGVRDVMILNPAGEVRFASRPERQGQAAAQVIQQFCPGCTSASLPIEPVTRFLVSDSGGEILRTFHPVRNRSPCMECHGSVASHPVNGILVVDYDAASIRQKGLMNILVLIGAGSIAVVFSAGAAWWFMQRYVLQPVKRLNSASQALSQGELATRVPVAGRDEMANLANTFNHMAERLQHSHRVLQSREQFLQGLIDAVPDGVRVIDPYYQIVVANRAYAEQSGFTSPAELRQQYCYKVAHQRDTPCPSSLHTCPLQVLDASHSSLKFMETLQRADGSLLSTEVYAARLPLAPDDSADAECLVVESVRDLDKAVQYSHEQKLASLGELAAGVAHEIHNPLASVRIALQASGQILDDSPEDVAELKDYLHLVDERVEQCLDVTHRLMKLGTLASGHPELVEVNTVIRETLSLLRFEREQRGIHERLELASGNPRILAADNDLRMIILNLVQNAFHAMPDGGELLVGSGYQGDNIEIRVEDTGTGIDDAVLPHIFDPFFSRRHDQRGSGLGLTITRSLVNQHGGQIGVAAHAPGKTAFVLSFPDADALSKEVA, from the coding sequence ATGCCTGATTCAATGCAGATATTTTACCAACAACACTTGAGCCGCCGCTTTATTGCCTTCCTGTTTGGGGTGCTGGGGTTGGTGTCGGTGTGTTTCTTGATGATGTTTTATTATTTCTACAATGCCCAGATTACCGAAGAGCGCACTCAGGCTTCCCACGCGGTCAGCCTGCTGCTGGAATCTTCGTTGGAACGTGCCATGTTGCGCCGTGACCTGCCAGGGCTGCGGGACATCATCACCGATCTGGGCAAACAGGAAGGGGTTCGCGATGTCATGATCCTGAACCCGGCGGGGGAGGTGCGTTTTGCCTCCCGACCGGAACGGCAGGGGCAAGCGGCGGCGCAGGTGATCCAGCAATTTTGTCCGGGGTGTACGTCTGCCAGCCTGCCCATCGAGCCTGTGACCCGTTTTCTGGTCAGTGATAGCGGTGGGGAAATCCTGCGCACTTTCCACCCGGTCAGGAACAGGTCGCCATGCATGGAATGTCACGGCAGTGTGGCTTCCCACCCGGTCAACGGCATTCTGGTGGTCGATTACGACGCAGCCTCTATCCGTCAAAAGGGGTTGATGAATATTCTGGTACTGATTGGTGCAGGCAGTATTGCTGTTGTGTTCAGTGCGGGGGCGGCATGGTGGTTCATGCAGCGTTACGTTTTACAGCCGGTCAAGCGTTTGAATAGCGCCAGCCAAGCTTTGTCACAGGGGGAACTGGCGACCCGCGTGCCGGTCGCGGGGCGTGATGAAATGGCGAACCTCGCCAACACCTTCAACCACATGGCGGAACGCTTGCAACACAGCCATCGCGTGCTGCAAAGTCGCGAACAGTTTTTGCAGGGGCTGATTGATGCCGTACCCGATGGCGTGCGGGTGATCGACCCGTATTACCAGATTGTGGTTGCCAACCGTGCCTATGCAGAGCAAAGCGGCTTTACCTCGCCCGCCGAGCTGCGCCAGCAATATTGCTACAAGGTGGCACACCAGCGCGACACGCCGTGCCCGTCATCGCTGCACACCTGCCCCTTGCAAGTACTGGATGCCAGCCACTCCAGCCTGAAATTCATGGAAACCCTGCAACGGGCGGATGGTTCTCTGCTGTCTACCGAGGTGTATGCAGCCCGCCTGCCACTGGCACCTGATGACAGTGCAGACGCCGAATGTTTGGTGGTGGAATCGGTGCGCGATCTGGACAAGGCAGTGCAGTATTCGCATGAACAAAAACTCGCTTCACTGGGCGAATTAGCGGCAGGTGTTGCGCATGAAATCCACAACCCGCTGGCTTCGGTGCGTATTGCCTTACAGGCGAGCGGGCAGATACTGGATGATTCGCCGGAAGATGTGGCGGAACTGAAGGACTACCTGCATCTGGTCGATGAGCGGGTGGAGCAATGTCTGGATGTCACCCACCGCTTGATGAAACTCGGCACACTCGCCAGCGGTCACCCGGAATTGGTGGAAGTGAACACCGTTATCCGCGAAACCCTCTCCCTGCTGCGTTTTGAGCGTGAGCAGCGCGGTATCCACGAGCGGCTGGAATTGGCTTCCGGCAACCCGCGCATTCTTGCCGCCGACAATGATTTACGCATGATTATCCTGAATCTGGTGCAGAACGCTTTCCATGCCATGCCGGATGGGGGGGAACTGCTGGTGGGGAGCGGTTATCAGGGCGACAATATCGAAATCCGGGTGGAAGATACCGGAACCGGCATTGATGACGCGGTGTTGCCACATATTTTTGACCCTTTCTTCAGCCGTCGGCATGACCAGCGTGGTTCAGGGTTGGGTCTGACCATTACCCGCTCACTGGTCAACCAGCACGGCGGGCAGATTGGGGTAGCGGCACACGCTCCGGGCAAGACAGCTTTTGTCCTGTCTTTCCCGGATGCCGATGCGCTCAGTAAGGAGGTGGCATGA
- a CDS encoding HesB/IscA family protein — protein MITVTPAAATQVLTASVEGNAIGLPLRIAVQKKPDGGFHYLMGFDDQAQAGDQTIASEGVSLVVAAESQPLVDGMTLDYVEIDGKLEFVFINPNDPNYRPPQV, from the coding sequence ATGATCACAGTCACCCCTGCTGCTGCTACTCAAGTTCTTACTGCTTCGGTAGAAGGTAATGCCATTGGCCTGCCGTTACGCATTGCTGTCCAGAAAAAGCCGGATGGCGGTTTCCATTACCTGATGGGTTTCGATGACCAAGCGCAGGCTGGCGACCAAACCATCGCATCCGAAGGTGTCAGTCTGGTGGTTGCAGCAGAATCCCAGCCCTTGGTTGATGGTATGACGCTGGATTATGTTGAAATTGACGGCAAATTAGAGTTCGTATTCATCAACCCTAACGACCCTAACTATCGCCCACCGCAGGTATAA
- a CDS encoding protein adenylyltransferase SelO, producing the protein MHPLNFDNRFVRELPGDTDGFKLPRQVHNALWSEVQPTPVADPHLLIHSPEVATLLGWIEADIKHPDFAQVFGGNQLLEGMQPYAACYGGHQFGGWAGQLGDGRAMSLGETVNANGERWELQLKGAGPTPYSRRADGRAVLRSSVREFLCSEAMHHLGIPTTRALSLVATGDGVLRDMFYDGHAAIEPGAIVCRVAPSFIRFGNFELPASRGDIGLLEQLVDFTIDRDYPELQGDTQAKRGQWFLEICRRTAVMIAHWMRVGFVHGVMNTDNMSILGLTIDYGPYGWLEDYDPMWTPNTTDAQGKRYCYGQQPYIGHWNLARLRDALKPVISDASVLEAGSQLYADTYSATFGEMLAAKFGIRELSDEDAPWINGAFELLHKAEVDMTLFFRNLAEIDLQNPSLEPLHPAFYRDDWRQEHQQAWESWLVQYCQRLQQDELPAAERRARMNAVNPRFVLRNYLAQQAIDQAAHGDNGMLQELLEVLRRPYDEQPVKAVFAEKRPEWARHKAGCSMLSCSS; encoded by the coding sequence ATGCATCCCTTGAATTTCGACAACCGTTTCGTGCGTGAACTGCCCGGTGATACCGACGGTTTCAAACTCCCCCGCCAAGTCCACAATGCGCTTTGGTCAGAGGTGCAACCTACGCCAGTCGCCGACCCGCACCTGCTGATACATTCGCCGGAAGTCGCCACCCTGCTCGGCTGGATAGAGGCCGACATTAAGCACCCCGATTTTGCGCAAGTCTTCGGTGGCAACCAACTGCTGGAGGGAATGCAACCCTACGCAGCCTGCTACGGCGGACACCAGTTCGGCGGCTGGGCAGGCCAATTGGGTGACGGGCGTGCCATGAGCCTCGGCGAAACTGTCAATGCCAACGGCGAACGCTGGGAACTGCAACTCAAAGGCGCAGGCCCCACGCCCTATTCGCGCCGCGCGGACGGGCGTGCCGTGCTGCGTTCCTCGGTACGCGAATTCCTGTGCAGTGAAGCCATGCACCACCTCGGCATTCCCACCACCCGCGCCCTGAGTCTGGTAGCAACCGGCGATGGCGTGCTGCGTGACATGTTCTACGACGGCCATGCAGCCATTGAACCGGGCGCTATCGTCTGCCGTGTTGCCCCGTCGTTCATCCGTTTCGGCAACTTTGAACTACCTGCTTCACGCGGTGACATCGGCTTGCTGGAACAACTAGTGGATTTCACCATCGACCGCGATTACCCCGAACTGCAAGGCGATACCCAAGCCAAACGCGGGCAATGGTTCCTCGAAATCTGCCGCCGCACAGCGGTAATGATTGCGCACTGGATGCGGGTCGGCTTCGTGCATGGTGTGATGAACACTGACAATATGTCGATCCTCGGCCTGACCATCGACTATGGCCCTTACGGCTGGCTGGAAGATTACGACCCGATGTGGACACCCAACACCACCGATGCCCAAGGCAAACGCTACTGCTACGGGCAACAACCCTACATTGGTCATTGGAACCTTGCCCGCCTGCGTGATGCCTTGAAGCCGGTGATCAGCGATGCCAGCGTGTTGGAAGCCGGTTCACAGCTTTACGCCGACACTTACAGCGCAACCTTTGGGGAAATGCTTGCCGCCAAATTCGGCATACGTGAGTTGTCGGATGAAGATGCGCCGTGGATCAACGGTGCGTTTGAATTGCTACACAAGGCAGAAGTGGACATGACGCTATTCTTCCGCAACCTCGCCGAGATTGACCTGCAAAACCCCTCGCTGGAACCGCTGCACCCCGCGTTTTACCGTGATGACTGGCGGCAAGAACACCAACAGGCATGGGAAAGCTGGTTGGTGCAATATTGCCAGCGTTTACAACAGGATGAGCTGCCAGCAGCCGAGCGCCGCGCCCGCATGAATGCGGTTAATCCACGTTTTGTGCTGCGTAATTACCTCGCCCAGCAAGCGATAGACCAAGCCGCCCATGGCGATAATGGGATGTTGCAGGAATTGTTAGAAGTGTTACGCCGCCCTTATGATGAGCAGCCTGTAAAGGCAGTTTTTGCCGAAAAACGCCCGGAATGGGCACGGCATAAGGCAGGGTGTTCGATGCTGTCGTGCAGCTCGTAA
- a CDS encoding sigma-54-dependent transcriptional regulator, with product MIPLILVVDDDVTLNRLMVGQLNRMGYAATGVHSWAEGQVYLQQHDPHLVLLDCQLPDARGSQILPQLVTDYPVVIITAYGSVKEAVGAVRAGAAEYLLKPINMDELEMVIRKTLDTHSMRKEFLYLKEQVQKRKSFMVGQSPALKEVENMIGAVAPSMMTVLVQGESGVGKELVAREIHERSQVAKHSYVALDCCTMQENLFESELFGHEKGAFTGADRQKKGLIESAEGGSLFLDEIGEITPAIQAKLLRVLETGRYRRLGGTRDLSANVRVVAATNRDLLAMSQEGTFRADLFYRLNAFTIYVPPLRERKEDIQALVDHFISNHDFSRRVNKRLGDKSLDKLLAYPWPGNIRELKNMVERAIILSGDAARIQPEHITLSSFGSEVSPTALAANARKGVHLSFEHTPTLDDLEKHYLHLLLDKYDGHRGKVARALGISERNVYRLLKKYDYMDA from the coding sequence ATGATTCCCCTGATACTGGTGGTTGATGACGATGTGACCCTGAACCGGCTGATGGTGGGGCAATTGAACCGCATGGGCTACGCCGCTACCGGAGTGCATTCCTGGGCGGAAGGGCAAGTGTACCTGCAACAGCACGACCCGCATCTGGTGTTGCTGGACTGCCAGTTGCCGGATGCTCGTGGTAGCCAGATTCTGCCGCAACTGGTGACGGATTACCCGGTCGTCATCATTACCGCCTATGGCAGCGTGAAAGAAGCGGTCGGCGCGGTACGGGCAGGGGCGGCGGAATATTTGCTCAAACCCATCAATATGGATGAGCTGGAAATGGTGATCCGCAAGACGCTGGATACCCACAGCATGAGGAAAGAATTCCTCTACCTCAAGGAACAAGTACAAAAACGCAAATCTTTCATGGTCGGTCAAAGCCCCGCCTTGAAGGAAGTGGAAAACATGATTGGTGCGGTTGCCCCCAGCATGATGACCGTGTTGGTTCAGGGTGAAAGCGGCGTCGGCAAGGAGTTGGTAGCCCGCGAAATCCATGAGCGTAGCCAAGTAGCCAAGCATAGTTACGTGGCGCTGGACTGCTGCACCATGCAAGAAAACCTGTTCGAGTCCGAATTGTTCGGGCATGAAAAAGGCGCATTTACCGGCGCTGACCGCCAGAAAAAAGGGCTGATCGAAAGCGCCGAAGGTGGCTCGCTGTTTCTGGATGAAATCGGCGAAATTACCCCAGCGATTCAAGCCAAGCTGTTGCGGGTGCTGGAAACTGGGCGCTACCGGCGGCTGGGCGGAACCCGTGACCTGAGTGCCAATGTGCGGGTGGTCGCCGCTACCAACCGCGATTTGTTGGCAATGTCACAGGAAGGCACGTTCCGCGCTGACCTGTTTTACCGCCTGAATGCGTTCACCATCTACGTGCCACCCCTGCGTGAGCGCAAGGAAGACATTCAGGCGCTGGTTGATCATTTTATCAGCAACCACGACTTTTCACGCCGGGTCAACAAGCGCCTGGGTGACAAGTCGCTCGACAAGCTGCTGGCTTACCCATGGCCGGGCAATATCCGCGAACTGAAGAACATGGTGGAACGCGCCATTATACTTTCCGGCGATGCAGCACGGATTCAGCCGGAACACATTACCCTCAGCAGCTTTGGCAGTGAAGTTTCCCCGACAGCACTAGCAGCGAATGCCCGCAAGGGCGTACACCTGAGTTTTGAGCACACCCCCACACTGGACGATCTGGAAAAGCATTACCTGCACCTGTTGCTGGATAAGTATGACGGGCATCGGGGCAAAGTGGCGCGTGCCTTGGGTATCAGCGAGCGAAATGTATACCGCTTGTTGAAGAAGTACGATTACATGGATGCCTGA
- a CDS encoding substrate-binding domain-containing protein — MKKLALTIAAALALSATAAQARDNIEIVGSSTVYPFSTTVAEQFAKKTGSSAPKVESTGTGGGFKLFCSGAGIDTPDITNASRRMKQSELDDCIKNGVDKVTEVQVGFDGIAIANAKAAAEYDLSMKDLFMALAKNVPNDKGELVANPYKTWKEVNAALPDAKIEVLGPPPTSGTRDAFSEMVMEGGCKGIAPLDALKDKPKDHKAACTTVREDGAYIEAGENDNLIVQKLDANPNALGIFGYSFLEQNEDKVKGSKVDGVAPTFESISDGSYPVSRPLFMYVKNSHAEQVKNIKEFLAEFTSDAAWGDDGYLADKGLIPMPEDLRKTVASAAAELKPLAADELK; from the coding sequence ATGAAGAAACTTGCTCTTACGATTGCTGCTGCTCTGGCACTGTCTGCTACCGCTGCACAAGCCCGTGACAATATCGAAATCGTGGGTTCTTCCACCGTTTATCCTTTCTCCACCACGGTTGCTGAGCAGTTTGCCAAGAAAACCGGCAGTTCTGCGCCTAAAGTTGAATCAACTGGCACAGGCGGCGGCTTCAAACTGTTCTGTTCTGGCGCGGGCATCGACACCCCCGACATCACCAACGCTTCACGACGCATGAAACAAAGCGAACTGGATGATTGCATCAAGAATGGCGTTGATAAAGTCACTGAAGTGCAAGTCGGCTTCGATGGTATCGCCATTGCGAATGCCAAAGCAGCGGCTGAGTATGACCTGAGCATGAAAGACCTGTTCATGGCTCTGGCGAAAAACGTTCCAAACGACAAAGGCGAACTGGTTGCCAACCCTTACAAAACCTGGAAAGAAGTCAACGCTGCCCTGCCAGATGCGAAAATCGAAGTACTGGGCCCGCCACCCACCTCCGGCACACGCGACGCTTTCTCCGAAATGGTCATGGAAGGCGGCTGTAAAGGCATTGCACCTTTGGACGCCCTCAAGGATAAACCCAAAGACCATAAAGCCGCTTGCACCACCGTTCGTGAAGACGGCGCTTACATCGAAGCGGGCGAAAACGACAACCTGATCGTGCAAAAACTGGATGCCAACCCTAACGCCCTAGGTATCTTCGGTTACAGCTTCCTCGAACAAAACGAAGACAAAGTGAAAGGCTCCAAAGTCGACGGCGTAGCGCCTACCTTTGAGAGCATTTCTGATGGCAGCTACCCGGTTTCCCGCCCCTTGTTCATGTATGTGAAAAACTCACATGCTGAACAAGTGAAAAATATCAAAGAATTCCTCGCTGAATTCACCAGCGATGCAGCTTGGGGCGATGATGGCTATCTGGCAGACAAAGGTCTGATCCCCATGCCGGAAGACCTGCGTAAAACCGTCGCCAGTGCAGCGGCTGAACTCAAACCACTGGCGGCTGACGAACTGAAATAA
- a CDS encoding ATP-binding protein, with protein MQETVVKLPIPTTLKQQAEVDDELASASRNTYWASQEGRPVIDLPWQAQISLLILFFVFTVIGAVYFWTTSSSSQDSWVAPVMTGLWGISGVGVLLLLYWLWREFSRFGTELSRWAIRLRKGDLSARMHISGKSCPSRKIREQINAITEDYHALSRMQQKRMSRQEKYLAQKKRHLSVLYEVASCVNRADSLENLFKRFLDTLKDVIKAEAATVRLLDREGKLRLVSSIGLNAEAVKLEETLPSPSCLCGHAALDRDIKVRSDVAECNLIIGQPLCAGAQDLEMLAIPLQYRDKVLGVYNLFIRKGRYDKLEDDELLLSIGQHLGMAIEKSNSDEDMRTLSIMEERTRMAHELHDSLAQTLASLRFKVRLLDDSFNRGHEADMWHELEVLENTIDEAYAELRSLITDFRAPIDGKGILRAVERLTERFRQETGMEVFFYHNWALKDLSREAEVEVIRIVQEALTNIRKHSQASTVRLLLFSNEEGRCSILVEDDGVGLPDPLPEPNPTTGEHIGLRIMQERSEKIGGEIQFESEPGEGTLIQLNFDAPPTKKLSDLFGAQPVA; from the coding sequence ATGCAAGAAACCGTCGTCAAGTTACCGATTCCCACCACGCTGAAGCAGCAAGCGGAGGTTGATGACGAGCTTGCGTCGGCTTCCCGCAACACTTACTGGGCGAGTCAAGAAGGCCGCCCGGTGATTGATCTGCCGTGGCAAGCACAAATCAGTTTGCTGATTCTGTTTTTTGTGTTCACGGTGATTGGAGCGGTGTATTTCTGGACAACCAGTAGCAGCAGTCAGGATAGTTGGGTTGCGCCCGTGATGACGGGGTTATGGGGCATATCAGGTGTGGGTGTGTTGCTGCTGTTGTACTGGCTCTGGCGGGAATTTTCGCGCTTTGGTACAGAGTTGTCACGCTGGGCGATTCGCTTACGCAAAGGCGATCTGAGTGCACGGATGCACATTTCAGGCAAAAGCTGCCCCTCCCGCAAGATACGCGAGCAAATCAACGCCATTACCGAGGATTACCACGCCCTGTCGCGGATGCAGCAAAAGCGCATGAGCCGTCAGGAAAAATACCTTGCTCAGAAAAAGCGCCACCTTAGCGTGCTGTACGAAGTGGCCAGTTGCGTCAACCGGGCGGATAGTCTGGAAAATCTATTCAAGCGTTTTTTAGACACGCTCAAGGATGTGATCAAGGCGGAAGCCGCGACGGTGCGTTTGCTGGATCGCGAGGGCAAGCTGCGGCTGGTTTCCAGTATCGGCCTGAATGCCGAAGCGGTGAAACTGGAGGAAACCTTGCCCTCCCCAAGCTGCTTGTGTGGACACGCGGCGCTTGACCGCGACATCAAGGTACGTAGCGATGTGGCAGAGTGTAACCTGATCATCGGCCAGCCCTTGTGTGCCGGGGCGCAAGATCTGGAGATGCTGGCGATTCCGTTGCAATACCGTGACAAGGTGCTGGGCGTTTACAACCTGTTCATTCGTAAAGGGCGTTACGACAAGCTGGAAGATGATGAACTGTTGCTGAGTATCGGGCAACACTTGGGCATGGCTATCGAGAAGTCCAATAGTGACGAGGACATGCGTACCCTGTCGATCATGGAAGAACGTACCCGCATGGCGCACGAATTGCACGATTCCCTCGCACAAACACTTGCCAGCTTGCGTTTCAAGGTGCGTTTGCTGGACGACTCCTTTAACCGGGGGCACGAAGCTGATATGTGGCACGAGTTGGAGGTGCTGGAAAATACCATCGACGAAGCCTACGCTGAGTTACGCAGCCTGATTACCGATTTCCGTGCGCCGATTGATGGCAAAGGCATCCTGCGGGCGGTCGAGCGCTTGACTGAACGTTTCCGCCAAGAGACGGGGATGGAAGTGTTTTTCTACCATAATTGGGCGTTGAAAGACTTGTCCCGTGAGGCGGAAGTGGAAGTGATCCGCATTGTACAGGAGGCGCTCACCAATATCCGTAAGCACAGCCAGGCTTCCACCGTGCGCTTGTTGCTGTTCAGCAATGAAGAGGGACGTTGCAGCATTCTGGTGGAAGATGATGGCGTTGGTCTGCCTGACCCGCTGCCTGAGCCAAACCCGACGACGGGTGAACACATTGGTTTACGCATTATGCAGGAACGTTCCGAGAAGATTGGCGGCGAGATACAGTTTGAAAGTGAACCGGGTGAGGGTACACTGATACAATTGAATTTCGACGCACCACCGACCAAGAAGCTGTCTGACCTCTTTGGAGCTCAGCCAGTTGCCTGA
- a CDS encoding rhodanese-like domain-containing protein has product MSQKTFAALVADALPHIRELMPWDVDEMRATHPEMLVVDIREADEYNAGHIQDSLHVPRGILEASCDWGYSDTIPTLVQARDKPVVLVCRSGNRTALAALTLSLMGYQQVYSMKTGVRGWNDYELPLFNPAGEPVDIDWAEAELSPPVRPEQLEPKT; this is encoded by the coding sequence ATGTCTCAGAAAACATTTGCAGCGCTGGTCGCTGATGCCTTGCCCCATATCCGTGAATTGATGCCTTGGGATGTGGATGAAATGCGTGCCACCCACCCGGAAATGCTGGTCGTCGATATCCGTGAAGCGGATGAGTATAACGCCGGGCATATTCAGGATTCCTTGCATGTACCGCGAGGAATCTTGGAGGCATCGTGTGATTGGGGGTATTCCGACACTATCCCGACTTTGGTGCAAGCGCGTGACAAGCCCGTGGTGTTGGTGTGTCGTTCCGGGAATCGCACGGCTTTGGCGGCTTTGACCTTGAGCTTGATGGGGTATCAGCAAGTCTATTCCATGAAAACCGGGGTGCGCGGTTGGAATGATTACGAGTTACCGCTGTTTAACCCAGCCGGTGAGCCAGTCGACATTGATTGGGCGGAAGCAGAGCTGAGTCCGCCAGTACGCCCGGAGCAACTTGAACCCAAAACCTGA
- a CDS encoding response regulator produces MNEKVLLIDDHTLFRAGLEDLLTRRGIRVVAAVGSGDEGLIAAANLAPDIVLLDMRMPQMDGLSVLRQLRKNSPDLRVVMLTTSSNENDLVEALRSGARGYLLKDIEPDDLVVALREIVAGKTVVAPELAPVLARVVQGGDARSNENKIPNPFSELTPREYEILTLLAEGQSNKVIARNLGISDGTVKLHVKAILRKLNVSSRITAAVMAVEHGIRVEAANADH; encoded by the coding sequence ATGAACGAAAAAGTATTGCTGATTGACGACCACACCCTGTTCCGTGCAGGTCTGGAAGATTTGCTGACCCGGCGGGGTATCCGCGTCGTGGCTGCCGTCGGCAGTGGCGATGAAGGGTTGATTGCTGCCGCCAACCTTGCTCCCGACATCGTATTGCTGGATATGCGGATGCCGCAAATGGACGGTCTCAGCGTCCTACGCCAGTTGCGTAAAAACAGCCCCGATCTGCGCGTTGTCATGCTGACCACCAGCAGCAACGAAAACGATTTGGTGGAAGCCTTACGCAGTGGTGCACGCGGTTATTTGCTCAAAGACATTGAGCCGGATGATTTAGTGGTGGCCTTGCGCGAAATCGTTGCGGGCAAGACGGTGGTTGCGCCAGAACTTGCGCCGGTCTTGGCGAGGGTAGTGCAGGGTGGTGATGCACGTTCCAACGAAAACAAGATTCCCAACCCGTTTTCAGAGTTGACCCCGCGTGAATACGAGATCCTCACCCTGTTGGCGGAAGGCCAAAGTAATAAGGTGATTGCGCGTAACCTCGGTATTTCCGACGGCACGGTCAAGCTGCATGTGAAAGCCATTTTACGCAAACTGAACGTCAGTTCGCGGATTACAGCAGCGGTCATGGCGGTGGAACACGGTATCCGTGTAGAAGCGGCTAACGCCGATCACTGA